The Pseudomonas fragi DNA window GGTGCCAGGGTGATCACGTTTTTGTAATAGCCGCCCACGTCCAGAATCAGGCCCAGGCGCTTGCCGTCGATTTCGATATCGCCCTTCATGCCTTCTTCAACCATATAGTCGAGGGTGGCCTTGTCCGGGGTGAAACCGTCCGGGCCGCAGATTTCGCAGCGCAGGGCCAGGCCCAGACCGTCGACGTCGCCAATGATCGGGTAACGTTTCTGCAGGTCTTGCAGGCCGTCGAGGAAGTATTTGCCCTTGGCCATGACCATCGCGCCATAGTCGACTTCGCTGGTCATCTTGAACATTTCCAGGCCCACAGCGGTACCCAGCGGGTTGGAGGCGAACGTGGAGTGGGTCGAGCCTGGCGGGAATACTTTCGGGTTGATCAGCTCTTCACGCGCCCAGATGCCGCCCAGCGGGTTGAGGCCGTTGGTCAGCGCCTTGCCGAACACGATCACGTCGGGCTTGACGTCGAAGTGCTCGATCGACCACAGCTTGCCGGTGCGCCAGAAGCCCATCTGGATTTCATCGACCACCATCAGGATGCCGTGCTGATCCAGCACGTGCTTGAGTTCGCTGTAAAAGTTCATCGGCGGAATCACATAGCCGCCGGTGCCCTGGATCGGTTCGACGTAAAACGCGGCGTACTCGCTCTGGCCGACTTTCGGGTCCCACACACCGTTGTATTCGGTCTCGAACAGGCGGGCGAATTGCTGCACACAGTGGCTGCCGTATTCTTCCTTGGTCATGCCTTTTGGCCCACGGAAGTGGTAAGGGAACGGGATGAAATTGGCGCGCTCGCCAAAGTGGCCGTAGCGCCGACGGTAGCGGTAGCTGGAGGTGATCGACGAGGCGCCGAGGGTACGGCCGTGGTAGCCGCCTTCGAAGGCGAACATCAGGCTTTTGCCGTTGCTGGCGTTGCGCACCACCTTGAGCGAGTCCTCGATGGACTGCGAGCCGCCGACGTTGAAATGCACGCGACCGTCAAGGCCGAACTTGTTTTTGGCGTCGACCGCGATGCGCTCCGACAGCTCGATCTTGCCCTTGTGCAGGTACTGGCTGGCGATCTGCGGCAGGGTGTCGATCTGTTGTTTCAGGGCGTTGTTCAGGCGCGGGTTGGAGTAGCCGAAGTTGACCGCCGAGTACCACATTTGCAGGTCGAGGTAGGCCTGGTCTTCGGTGTCCCAGACGTAGGAACCTTCGCAGCGGCTGAAAATACGTGGCGGTTCGATGTAGTGAACGGTGTCGCCGTAGGAGCAATACTTGGCTTCTTTTTCCAGAAGAGTCTGGTCTTCAGGGGTAGCGATTCGAATATCAGACATGATTGAAGAGTTCCTGCTGTTCACGAGAATAGTGGGGAGCGTTGGCGGCGTGGCTCGGCAATTTGGCGAGCAGAGCCGGGAGTTCGGCGAATGAGTCGAAGCGCGCGTAAGGGATGCCATTGCGTTCGCAGTGCTCGGCCAGGCTGTCCTTTGCAAAGACGAAATCGGCGCTGGCGGCCACGCACATGTCGGAGCGGCCATCGCCAATCACCAGCACGCGTTTGCCGCCGGGGGTGGATTTGCATTTGCAGTTGCCCGAGGCCGCGCGGCAGGCGTCGCTGGAGTAGGGGAAGTCGATGCGCCAGCTGTTGTGGTCGACCTGGCGCAGGCGATTGGCCAGGATCGGCAGCAGGCTCACATAGTTGCGGGCCAGGATGCGGGCGATACCTTGCTCGATGCCGTCGCTGACCACTTCGAGGGAGGCGCCCAGGCCAATCACGTGGTCGACGAAATCCGGGAAGTCGGGGTCAATCTCGACCGTGTCGAAATAGG harbors:
- a CDS encoding aspartate aminotransferase family protein; this encodes MSDIRIATPEDQTLLEKEAKYCSYGDTVHYIEPPRIFSRCEGSYVWDTEDQAYLDLQMWYSAVNFGYSNPRLNNALKQQIDTLPQIASQYLHKGKIELSERIAVDAKNKFGLDGRVHFNVGGSQSIEDSLKVVRNASNGKSLMFAFEGGYHGRTLGASSITSSYRYRRRYGHFGERANFIPFPYHFRGPKGMTKEEYGSHCVQQFARLFETEYNGVWDPKVGQSEYAAFYVEPIQGTGGYVIPPMNFYSELKHVLDQHGILMVVDEIQMGFWRTGKLWSIEHFDVKPDVIVFGKALTNGLNPLGGIWAREELINPKVFPPGSTHSTFASNPLGTAVGLEMFKMTSEVDYGAMVMAKGKYFLDGLQDLQKRYPIIGDVDGLGLALRCEICGPDGFTPDKATLDYMVEEGMKGDIEIDGKRLGLILDVGGYYKNVITLAPSLEISYAEIDLGIALLDRLLARAMKR
- a CDS encoding MtnX-like HAD-IB family phosphatase, giving the protein MMQWHIVCDFDGTITRTDVIDNILQRFADPDWEAIEEQWLQGEIGSRKCLSRQLSLVKATPAELLAYFDTVEIDPDFPDFVDHVIGLGASLEVVSDGIEQGIARILARNYVSLLPILANRLRQVDHNSWRIDFPYSSDACRAASGNCKCKSTPGGKRVLVIGDGRSDMCVAASADFVFAKDSLAEHCERNGIPYARFDSFAELPALLAKLPSHAANAPHYSREQQELFNHV